One Nocardiopsis gilva YIM 90087 genomic window, GGGATGGAGCGGGACAGCCGCAGCGCCGGGGCGTACCCGACACCGGAGCTGACCCCGACGCCTCTCAGCATGTCACCCATGGCTCCTCCCGAAGGCCGGTCGCCGGCCGAGGGCCGGTCTGTGCACACGGCTGGTCGCTCCCACTAGCCGGCGTTGGCGATCTCGGCCAGCCGGTCGAGCAGCGCATCGGCGTCGTCGCCGTCGGCGGTGATGACGATCTCGTCGCCGTTGCGCACATCGAGGCCCATGATGGCCAGGATGCTCTTGGCGGACACGGGGGCGCTGCCGTCCTTGCTCACGGTCACGTTGCCGCTCGCTTTGGACGCCGCTTCGACGAACAGAGCCGCGGGCCGGGCGTGCAGCCCGACCTCGGACTCGACTTTGACACGGCGTTCTGCCACTGGTCGCTCCTCTTTCTCGTGTCGCTCGCTCAGGCGCGCGGGGTGATGTGCGGCCAGTCGACCTCGGTCAGGTGGTCGACGATGAGATCCGCGTCCCGCAGCGCCGAGCGCTCGTGTGTGGTGGTGATGCCGACGGTGCGCATTCCCGCGCGCCGCGCGGCCTCGATCCCGGCGGGGCTGTCCTCGAACACGACGATGTACTCGGGGGCGTGGCCCAGGATGTCGGCCCCGGCGAGGTATCCCTCCGGGTCCGGTTTGCCCGCGGTGACGTCACCGGCCGCCACCACGCCTTTGAACAGTTCACGCATGCCCAATATGGTCAACGCGTGCTCGGCCCAATCCCGTCCGGCCGAGGTGACCAGGCCGAAGGGGACGTCACTGGCGTGCAACCGCCGGACGAACTCCACCGACTCCGGAAGGTGGACCACCGGCGGAAGGTCGGGGTCCTTTCCGATCTCCTGGATCTCGGCGAGGATGACGTCCCACGTCACGCCGGGGAACAGCGCGGGATTCTCGGCGACGACGTCGGGTCCGCGACGCCCCATGAACCGGTGCAGGGTGGCGGTCTCATGGGGGACGTTGTGCATGTCCAGCAGCCGGGACCAGGTCGCCAGGGAGCGGGGTTCGCTGTTGATCAGCGTGCCGTCCAGGTCGAACAGCGCGCCGCGGGGAACCAGGTCCCCGTTCGGGTTCATGCCCACTGGAACAGCTGCTCGCCCTTTGCCACGTCACCGGTGGCCGTGCCGGACACGACGTCGCTTTCGGCGTCGAGGGCGACGACCGGGACGATCGCGGACAGGCCCTGCGCGGCCACCTCCTGCGGGTTCCAGCGGATCAGCGGCGTTCCGGCCGCCACCTCGTCGCCCTCGGCGGCGAGCTTCTCGAAGCCCTTGCCGTCGAGCTTGACCGTGTCGATGCCGAGGTGGACGAGGACGCCCCGGCCCTCGCGGTCGACCACGACGAAGGCGTGCGGGTGCAGCTTGATGATCTTGCCGCTGATCGGCGCGACCGCCTGCTGCGGTTCGGCGAGCGGCTGGACCGCGGCCCCGGGACCGACCATGCCCTGCGCGAAGACGGGGTCGGGCACGTCGGAGAGCCCCACGGCTGCGCCCGGGACGGGCGAGAGCACGCTGAGCACGGGTTGCCTCCTAGGAAGGGTGAGGGGTTGTCGGGGGGTGCGGCGCGGTCGGCGACCACACCCCCGCGGTGCGGTATGTCAGTCGAGCAGGTCGGCGATGTCGTCGTTGAGGGCGTCGGCCTCGGGGCCGACCACGACCTGCACCACGTTTCCGGAGACCAGGACGCCGTGCGCGCCCGCCGCCTTCAGCGCCGCCTCGTCGACCTTGGCGGGATCGCCGACCTCGGTGCGCAGGCGCGTGATGCACGCCTCGATGTCCTCGATGTTGTCGGCGCCGCCCAGACCCGCGACGATCGCGGCTGCCTTGTCGGCCATGTGTACCTCCGTGTGTGGTGCGACGGGCCGGAAGGACCCGTGTGAGAAGAATCGGTGAATTACCC contains:
- a CDS encoding HPr family phosphocarrier protein is translated as MAERRVKVESEVGLHARPAALFVEAASKASGNVTVSKDGSAPVSAKSILAIMGLDVRNGDEIVITADGDDADALLDRLAEIANAG
- a CDS encoding HAD family hydrolase encodes the protein MNPNGDLVPRGALFDLDGTLINSEPRSLATWSRLLDMHNVPHETATLHRFMGRRGPDVVAENPALFPGVTWDVILAEIQEIGKDPDLPPVVHLPESVEFVRRLHASDVPFGLVTSAGRDWAEHALTILGMRELFKGVVAAGDVTAGKPDPEGYLAGADILGHAPEYIVVFEDSPAGIEAARRAGMRTVGITTTHERSALRDADLIVDHLTEVDWPHITPRA
- a CDS encoding PTS sugar transporter subunit IIA; translated protein: MLSVLSPVPGAAVGLSDVPDPVFAQGMVGPGAAVQPLAEPQQAVAPISGKIIKLHPHAFVVVDREGRGVLVHLGIDTVKLDGKGFEKLAAEGDEVAAGTPLIRWNPQEVAAQGLSAIVPVVALDAESDVVSGTATGDVAKGEQLFQWA
- a CDS encoding PTS glucose/sucrose transporter subunit IIB, translating into MHRFFSHGSFRPVAPHTEVHMADKAAAIVAGLGGADNIEDIEACITRLRTEVGDPAKVDEAALKAAGAHGVLVSGNVVQVVVGPEADALNDDIADLLD